A DNA window from Pseudomonas resinovorans NBRC 106553 contains the following coding sequences:
- a CDS encoding OmpA family protein, with product MNGRAGNESPDRGEQAALYAEMAKLNHPARPDVDWPMVEQWCRELLRSNGGDLQVAVFLALALTHRYGLPGLVEGMTVLRRLLTGPLDGVWPRKTHERSDLLAWLAAQLQFLLRGLEIGERDAPLLRSLEAELACVQEVLNQHRLPALAAIQALNQQVTRLVGRLGGQGIPMLVGARSHGSVPPENPLQLVVSLPGHAPVAPVLYVEAVPAPMPVRRRSHAALWSLAGVLAALLLGVLAWNYWLLSREEVRAAAAEPVRLASVQLFDPASTVMKPDSTKVLINALANVKAQPGWLIVIAGHTDATGDEQRNLSLSRQRAEAVRDWMKSMGDVPDDCFAVQGHGSSQPIADNATEAGRAANRRVDISLVQALGTCQVGPA from the coding sequence ATGAATGGACGAGCCGGGAACGAATCGCCGGATCGCGGCGAGCAGGCCGCGCTGTACGCCGAAATGGCCAAGCTGAACCATCCGGCCCGCCCGGATGTGGACTGGCCCATGGTCGAGCAGTGGTGCCGGGAATTGCTGCGCAGCAATGGCGGCGACCTGCAGGTAGCCGTCTTTCTGGCGTTGGCGCTGACCCACCGTTACGGGTTGCCGGGCCTGGTCGAAGGCATGACCGTGCTGCGGCGATTGCTGACCGGGCCCCTTGATGGCGTATGGCCCCGCAAGACGCACGAACGCTCGGACCTCCTCGCCTGGCTGGCCGCGCAACTCCAGTTTCTGCTGCGCGGCCTGGAGATCGGCGAACGGGACGCACCATTATTGCGGAGCCTGGAGGCGGAGCTGGCTTGCGTACAGGAAGTCCTGAACCAGCACCGGCTACCGGCTTTGGCGGCGATACAGGCCTTGAACCAGCAGGTCACAAGGCTTGTCGGTCGCTTGGGCGGGCAGGGGATTCCGATGCTTGTGGGCGCCCGTTCGCACGGGAGCGTGCCACCCGAGAACCCGTTGCAGCTGGTGGTCTCGCTTCCAGGACACGCCCCGGTTGCACCGGTGCTGTATGTGGAGGCCGTTCCCGCTCCGATGCCGGTCCGTCGCCGGAGCCACGCCGCGCTCTGGTCGTTGGCGGGAGTTCTCGCCGCACTGCTACTGGGCGTGCTGGCCTGGAACTACTGGTTGCTCTCGCGGGAAGAGGTCCGCGCGGCGGCGGCCGAGCCGGTGCGGCTGGCCAGCGTGCAATTGTTCGACCCCGCCAGTACGGTGATGAAGCCGGACTCGACCAAGGTGCTGATCAATGCCCTGGCGAACGTCAAGGCGCAGCCCGGCTGGCTGATCGTCATTGCCGGGCACACCGACGCCACGGGCGACGAACAGCGCAACCTGAGTCTGTCGAGGCAGCGGGCCGAGGCGGTTCGCGACTGGATGAAAAGCATGGGCGATGTGCCCGATGACTGCTTCGCCGTCCAGGGCCACGGATCGAGTCAGCCCATTGCGGACAACGCCACCGAGGCGGGCCGTGCGGCCAACCGACGTGTCGACATCAGCCTGGTGCAGGCGTTGGGCACCTGCCAGGTGGGGCCGGCCTGA
- a CDS encoding aliphatic sulfonate ABC transporter substrate-binding protein, with protein MSTFPFTRLLALAATAFALISPAQAAELPKELRLDYAYYSPTSLVLKRFGWLEESVGADSKVTWTLSQGSNRALEYLNSGGVDFGSTAGLAAVLSRANGSPIKTVYIASRPEWTALVVAKDSPIKTLDDLKGKKIAATKGTDPFLFTLRSLATVGLDKNDVELVHLQHADGRVALEKGDVDAWAGLDPLLAASQLQAGSRILYRNLDFNSYGVLNVTEKFAKEYPQAIDKVLAAYEKARKWARENPEELAKILSEESGLPLEVAKLQLQRTDFSNAQPGAEHIAALKAAAPILVDEQLVRRGTDVGAVVEQLIDPAFGKQAIASK; from the coding sequence ATGTCCACGTTCCCCTTCACCCGGCTGCTGGCCCTCGCCGCCACGGCTTTCGCCCTGATCAGCCCGGCCCAGGCGGCCGAGCTGCCCAAGGAGCTGCGCCTCGACTACGCCTATTACTCGCCCACCAGCCTGGTGCTCAAGCGCTTCGGCTGGCTGGAGGAGAGTGTCGGCGCCGACAGCAAGGTCACCTGGACCCTCAGCCAGGGCAGCAACCGCGCGCTGGAATACCTCAACAGCGGCGGCGTCGACTTCGGCTCCACCGCCGGTCTCGCCGCCGTGCTGAGCCGCGCCAACGGCAGCCCGATCAAGACCGTCTACATCGCCAGTCGCCCGGAGTGGACCGCGCTGGTGGTGGCCAAGGATTCGCCGATCAAGACCCTGGACGACCTCAAGGGCAAGAAGATCGCCGCCACCAAGGGCACCGACCCCTTCCTGTTCACCCTGCGCAGCCTGGCCACCGTGGGCCTGGACAAGAACGACGTGGAGCTGGTGCACCTGCAGCACGCCGATGGCCGCGTGGCCCTGGAGAAGGGTGACGTGGACGCCTGGGCCGGCCTCGACCCGCTGCTGGCGGCCAGCCAGCTGCAAGCCGGCTCGCGCATCCTCTACCGCAACCTCGACTTCAACAGCTACGGCGTGCTGAACGTCACCGAGAAGTTCGCCAAGGAGTATCCGCAGGCCATCGACAAGGTCCTGGCCGCCTACGAGAAGGCGCGCAAGTGGGCCCGCGAGAACCCGGAGGAGCTGGCGAAGATCCTTTCCGAGGAATCCGGCCTGCCACTGGAGGTGGCCAAGCTGCAGCTGCAACGCACCGACTTCAGCAACGCCCAGCCCGGCGCCGAGCACATCGCCGCCCTCAAGGCCGCCGCGCCGATCCTCGTCGACGAGCAGCTTGTGCGTCGCGGCACCGACGTCGGCGCGGTGGTGGAGCAACTCATCGATCCGGCGTTCGGCAAGCAGGCCATCGCCAGCAAGTAA
- a CDS encoding ABC transporter permease: MTTKSKPLPALAGSPWKPGFDAAAWRRRGKGLVIPLLLIVLLEIVVRIGWIPSYQMPAPSEVLLTLRELADGPLWTHIGASLARVLGGFAIGAGLALAVAAWVGLSREAEAYLEPTFAGLRAIPSLAWVPLLLLWLGIDETSKLVLIAIGAFFPVYLNGVAAIRNIDRKLVEVGHMYGFGPSRLARRILLPAALPGLMTGLRSGLSLAWMFLVAAELIAATKGLGYLLTDGRETSRPDIVLASIIVLALLGKLSDGLLARLEAHLLGWRDAFTGNGKET, from the coding sequence ATGACCACCAAGAGCAAGCCGCTGCCGGCCCTGGCCGGCTCCCCCTGGAAACCCGGCTTCGACGCCGCCGCCTGGCGTCGGCGCGGCAAGGGGCTGGTGATTCCGCTGCTGCTGATCGTGCTGCTGGAAATCGTCGTGCGCATCGGCTGGATTCCCTCCTACCAGATGCCCGCGCCCAGCGAGGTGCTGCTGACCCTGCGGGAGCTGGCCGACGGCCCCCTGTGGACCCATATCGGCGCCAGCCTGGCGCGGGTGCTCGGCGGCTTCGCCATCGGCGCCGGCCTGGCCCTGGCGGTGGCCGCCTGGGTGGGCCTGAGCCGCGAGGCCGAGGCTTACCTGGAGCCCACCTTCGCCGGCCTGCGGGCGATCCCGAGCCTGGCCTGGGTGCCCTTGCTGCTGCTCTGGCTGGGCATCGACGAAACCTCCAAGTTGGTGCTGATCGCCATCGGCGCCTTCTTCCCGGTGTACCTCAACGGCGTGGCGGCTATCCGCAACATCGACCGCAAGCTGGTGGAAGTGGGCCACATGTACGGCTTCGGCCCGAGCCGATTGGCCCGGCGCATCCTCCTGCCGGCGGCGCTGCCGGGGCTGATGACCGGCCTGCGCAGCGGCCTGAGCCTGGCCTGGATGTTCCTCGTCGCCGCCGAGCTGATCGCCGCCACCAAGGGCCTGGGCTACCTGCTCACCGATGGCCGGGAAACCTCGCGGCCGGACATCGTGCTCGCCTCGATCATCGTCCTGGCGCTGCTGGGCAAACTCAGCGATGGCCTGCTGGCGCGCCTGGAAGCGCATTTGCTGGGCTGGCGCGACGCCTTCACCGGTAACGGCAAGGAGACTTGA
- a CDS encoding ABC transporter ATP-binding protein encodes MGTPLLDIRVERKSFAGATVLQNIGLRLGEREVVSLLGPSGCGKSTLLRIVAGLEREFSGRVERGAEEGDVAFVFQEPRLMPWLTVEENIGFADDRAFDRERVARLIAEVGLEGFARALPKELSGGMAQRVALARGLYSRPRVLLLDEPFSAVDAFTRMRLQDLLLQLAERHAIALLLVTHDVDEALYLSDRVLVMGARPSGIRQELRVELARPRDRRDPGLARLKAEALTELHLAHAI; translated from the coding sequence ATGGGCACACCCTTGCTGGACATTCGCGTCGAGCGCAAGAGCTTCGCCGGCGCTACCGTGCTGCAGAACATCGGCCTGCGCCTGGGCGAGCGGGAGGTGGTGAGCCTGCTGGGCCCCAGCGGCTGCGGCAAGAGCACCTTGCTGCGGATCGTCGCCGGACTCGAACGGGAGTTCAGCGGCCGTGTGGAGCGGGGCGCAGAGGAGGGCGACGTGGCCTTCGTGTTCCAGGAGCCGCGCCTGATGCCCTGGCTCACCGTGGAAGAAAACATCGGCTTCGCCGACGACCGCGCTTTCGACCGCGAGCGGGTGGCCCGGCTGATCGCCGAGGTGGGGCTGGAGGGCTTCGCCAGGGCCCTGCCCAAGGAACTCTCCGGCGGCATGGCGCAGCGCGTCGCCCTGGCCCGTGGGCTCTATTCGCGGCCACGGGTGCTGCTGCTGGACGAGCCGTTCAGCGCGGTGGACGCCTTCACCCGGATGAGACTGCAGGACCTGCTGCTGCAACTGGCCGAGCGCCACGCCATCGCCCTGCTGCTGGTGACCCACGATGTGGACGAGGCGCTCTACTTGAGCGACCGCGTGCTGGTCATGGGCGCGCGCCCGAGCGGTATCCGCCAGGAGCTGCGGGTGGAGCTGGCGCGCCCGCGCGATCGCCGCGATCCCGGCCTCGCCCGCCTGAAGGCCGAGGCGCTCACCGAACTGCACCTGGCCCATGCCATCTGA
- the mdcA gene encoding malonate decarboxylase subunit alpha, which yields MTTRPSPPPQWSRRRAEKQRRLDQVRSLADGVVLPSERIVQALEALIAPGDRVVLEGNNQKQADFLSRSLAKADPGRLHDLHMIMPSVSRAEHLDLFERGIARKLDFSFAGPQSLRIGQLLEDGLLEVGAIHTYIELYSRLLVDLIPNVALVAGFMADREGNIYTGPSTEDTPALVEPTAFSDGIVIVQVNELVDDVRDLPRVDIPASWVDFVVVADKPFYIEPLFTRDPRHIKPVHVLMAMMAIRGIYEKHKVQSLNHGIGFNTAAIELILPTYGESLGLKGKICRNWTLNPHPTLIPAIETGWVESVHCFGTELGMEDYIAQRPDVFFTGRDGSMRSNRMMCQLAGQYAVDLFIGATLQVDGDGHSSTVTRGRLAGFGGAPNMGHDPRGRRHATPAWLAMSQGGGTEPVTLLERGKKLVVQMVETFQEGGKPTFVETLDAVDVAKKAGMPLAPVMIYGDDVTHLLTEEGIAYLYKARSLEERRAMIAAVAGVTAIGLRHDPKDTLRMRREGLIALPEDLGIRRTQATRELLAAKSIAELVEWSGGLYNPPAKFRSW from the coding sequence ATGACAACAAGACCCTCTCCCCCGCCGCAGTGGTCGCGTCGGCGCGCCGAAAAGCAGCGCCGACTCGACCAGGTGCGAAGCCTCGCCGACGGCGTGGTGCTGCCCAGCGAGCGGATAGTCCAGGCCCTGGAAGCGCTGATCGCCCCTGGCGATCGCGTGGTGCTCGAAGGCAACAACCAGAAGCAGGCCGACTTCCTCTCCCGCTCCCTGGCCAAGGCCGATCCGGGCCGCCTGCACGACCTGCACATGATCATGCCCAGCGTCAGCCGCGCCGAGCACCTGGACCTGTTCGAGCGGGGCATCGCCCGCAAGCTCGACTTCTCCTTCGCCGGGCCGCAGAGCCTGCGCATCGGCCAGTTGCTGGAAGACGGCCTGCTGGAAGTGGGCGCCATCCACACCTACATCGAGCTGTACTCGCGGCTGCTGGTGGACCTGATCCCCAACGTCGCCCTGGTGGCCGGCTTCATGGCCGACCGCGAAGGCAACATCTACACCGGGCCCAGCACCGAGGACACCCCGGCCCTGGTGGAACCCACCGCCTTCAGCGACGGCATCGTCATCGTCCAGGTCAACGAGCTGGTGGACGACGTGCGCGACCTGCCCCGGGTGGACATCCCGGCGTCCTGGGTCGACTTCGTGGTGGTGGCCGACAAGCCCTTCTACATCGAGCCGCTGTTCACCCGCGACCCGCGCCACATCAAGCCGGTGCACGTGTTGATGGCGATGATGGCGATCCGTGGCATCTACGAGAAACACAAGGTCCAGTCCCTCAACCACGGCATCGGCTTCAACACCGCCGCCATCGAGTTGATCCTGCCCACCTACGGCGAGTCCCTGGGTCTGAAAGGCAAGATCTGCCGCAACTGGACCCTCAACCCGCACCCCACCCTGATCCCCGCCATCGAGACCGGCTGGGTGGAAAGCGTGCACTGCTTCGGCACCGAGCTGGGCATGGAGGACTACATCGCCCAGCGCCCGGATGTGTTCTTCACCGGCCGCGACGGTTCCATGCGCTCCAACCGCATGATGTGCCAACTGGCCGGGCAGTACGCGGTGGACCTGTTCATCGGCGCCACCCTGCAGGTGGACGGCGACGGCCACTCATCCACCGTCACCCGGGGCCGCCTGGCCGGTTTCGGTGGTGCGCCGAACATGGGCCACGACCCGCGCGGCCGTCGCCATGCCACCCCCGCCTGGCTTGCTATGTCTCAGGGAGGGGGGACCGAGCCGGTGACCCTGCTCGAACGCGGCAAGAAGCTGGTGGTGCAGATGGTCGAGACCTTCCAGGAAGGCGGCAAACCCACCTTCGTCGAGACGCTGGATGCCGTCGATGTGGCGAAGAAGGCCGGCATGCCCCTGGCGCCGGTGATGATCTACGGCGACGACGTCACCCACCTGCTCACCGAGGAAGGCATCGCCTACCTCTACAAGGCCCGCAGCCTCGAAGAGCGCCGCGCGATGATCGCCGCGGTGGCCGGGGTTACCGCCATCGGCCTGCGCCACGACCCGAAAGACACCCTGCGCATGCGTCGCGAAGGGCTGATCGCATTGCCGGAAGATCTCGGCATCCGTCGTACCCAAGCCACGCGGGAACTGCTGGCGGCGAAAAGCATCGCCGAACTGGTGGAGTGGTCCGGCGGCCTTTACAACCCCCCGGCCAAGTTCAGGAGCTGGTGA
- a CDS encoding triphosphoribosyl-dephospho-CoA synthase, whose amino-acid sequence MSALIARNADLPLADWLADLAVDALIDEADLSPKPALVDRRGSGAHSDLHLGLMHASALSLWPCFKQMAEAALEHGEIGQPLREALGRIGREGEAAMLVTTGGVNTHRGAIWALGLLVAAVALEPDNLDSQTIALRAARIALIDDRAAAIGDSHGAQVSRRYGARGAREEAQLGFPAVLGHGLPQLSRSRAAGAGEQNARLDALLAIMTTLADTCVLWRAGLEGLTAMQQGARAVLDAGGSASLAGRRQLRALDARLLQLNASPGGAADLLAACLFLDKTGSL is encoded by the coding sequence ATGAGCGCACTGATTGCACGCAATGCCGACCTGCCCCTGGCCGACTGGCTGGCGGACCTGGCGGTGGACGCCCTGATCGACGAAGCCGATCTCTCGCCCAAGCCGGCCCTGGTGGACCGTCGTGGCAGTGGTGCCCACAGCGACCTGCACCTGGGCCTGATGCACGCCTCGGCACTTTCCCTCTGGCCCTGCTTCAAGCAGATGGCCGAGGCTGCGTTGGAGCATGGCGAAATCGGCCAGCCCCTGCGCGAAGCCCTGGGCCGGATCGGCCGCGAGGGCGAAGCGGCCATGCTGGTCACCACAGGGGGGGTGAATACCCACCGTGGCGCTATCTGGGCCCTGGGCCTGCTGGTGGCCGCCGTGGCGCTGGAGCCGGACAACCTCGATAGCCAGACCATCGCCCTGCGCGCCGCGCGCATCGCCCTGATCGACGACCGCGCAGCAGCAATCGGCGACAGCCACGGTGCCCAGGTGAGTCGTCGCTACGGCGCCCGTGGCGCGCGGGAAGAAGCCCAGCTCGGCTTCCCCGCCGTGCTCGGCCATGGCCTGCCGCAACTCTCGCGCAGCCGTGCGGCGGGAGCCGGCGAACAGAACGCCCGTCTCGATGCGCTGCTGGCGATCATGACCACCCTGGCCGACACCTGCGTGCTCTGGCGCGCCGGCCTGGAAGGCCTGACCGCCATGCAGCAGGGCGCCCGCGCGGTGCTCGATGCCGGTGGCAGCGCCAGCCTCGCCGGCCGCCGCCAGCTGCGTGCGCTGGACGCCCGCCTGCTGCAACTCAACGCCTCGCCAGGGGGCGCCGCCGACCTGCTGGCCGCCTGCCTGTTCCTCGATAAAACCGGGAGCCTGTGA
- a CDS encoding malonate decarboxylase subunit delta, with the protein METLSFQFPAGAPARGRALVGCVGSGDLEVLLEPGSAGTLSIQVVTSVNGSGPRWQQLFQRLFDGQLPPALNIDIHDFGATPGVVRLRLEQGLEELAHD; encoded by the coding sequence ATGGAAACCCTGTCCTTCCAATTCCCCGCCGGCGCCCCGGCCCGTGGCCGCGCCCTGGTGGGCTGCGTCGGCTCCGGCGACCTCGAAGTGCTGCTGGAGCCGGGCAGCGCCGGCACCCTGTCGATCCAGGTGGTGACCTCGGTGAACGGCAGCGGCCCGCGCTGGCAGCAGCTGTTCCAGCGCCTGTTCGACGGCCAGCTGCCGCCGGCCCTGAACATCGACATCCACGACTTCGGCGCCACCCCCGGCGTAGTGCGGCTGCGCCTGGAACAAGGCCTTGAGGAGCTTGCCCATGACTGA
- a CDS encoding biotin-independent malonate decarboxylase subunit beta produces MTDTARLLEARSFVELGARQRARELLDAGSFRELIGPFDRVISPWLVQQGIVPQADDGVVVAKGSINGQPAVVAAIEGAFQGGSMGEVGGAKIAGALELAAEDNRQGIPTCAVLLLETGGVRLQEANLGLAAIAEIQAAIVELRQYQPVIGLVAGPVGCFGGMSIAAGLCSHLIVTREARLGLNGPQVIEQEAGIEEYDSRDRPFIWSLTGGEQRMASGLVDAYVADDIQAIRETLQGLLNQPEQGLPRSRRHAWFLERLARLGDDCPQLDATAVRALYQGEQQ; encoded by the coding sequence ATGACTGATACCGCACGCCTGCTCGAAGCCCGCAGCTTCGTCGAGCTGGGCGCCCGCCAGCGCGCCCGCGAGCTGCTCGATGCGGGCAGCTTCCGCGAACTCATCGGCCCCTTCGACCGGGTCATCTCGCCCTGGCTGGTGCAGCAGGGCATCGTGCCCCAGGCCGACGACGGCGTGGTGGTGGCCAAGGGCAGCATCAACGGCCAGCCGGCCGTGGTGGCCGCCATCGAAGGCGCCTTCCAGGGCGGCAGCATGGGCGAAGTCGGCGGCGCCAAGATCGCCGGAGCCCTGGAGCTGGCGGCCGAGGACAATCGCCAGGGCATCCCCACCTGCGCCGTGCTGCTGTTGGAAACCGGCGGCGTGCGCCTGCAGGAAGCCAACCTGGGCCTGGCCGCCATCGCCGAGATCCAGGCGGCCATTGTCGAACTGCGCCAGTACCAGCCGGTGATCGGCCTGGTGGCAGGGCCCGTGGGCTGCTTCGGTGGCATGTCCATCGCCGCCGGCCTGTGCAGCCACCTCATCGTTACCCGCGAAGCACGCCTGGGCCTCAACGGCCCGCAGGTGATCGAGCAGGAAGCCGGGATCGAGGAGTACGACTCCCGCGACCGTCCCTTCATCTGGAGCCTCACCGGTGGCGAGCAGCGCATGGCCAGCGGCCTGGTGGACGCCTACGTGGCCGACGATATCCAGGCCATCCGCGAAACCCTGCAAGGCCTGCTCAACCAACCGGAGCAAGGCCTGCCGCGCAGCCGCCGGCACGCCTGGTTCCTCGAACGCCTGGCACGCCTGGGCGACGATTGCCCGCAACTGGACGCCACCGCCGTGCGCGCCCTCTACCAGGGAGAACAGCAATGA
- the mdcE gene encoding biotin-independent malonate decarboxylase subunit gamma codes for MSRGLNWLQALAGGEPLAGFPASVKVVDGELGNRAARFIAVMADAGNPFPRARNGEVGLLEGWGLAKAVDEAIEADRDGAKRVLVALVDVPSQAYGRREEALGIHQALAGAVDAYARARLAGHPVIGLLVGKAMSGAFLAHGYQAQRLIALDDSGVMVHAMGKAAAARITLRSVEELEVLAAKVPPMAYDLENYASLGLLRERVAVGDAEVPGKADISRVRECLVRAVEDIGDSTDLSGRLGAENRAASSRVREMLRAQW; via the coding sequence ATGAGCCGTGGACTGAACTGGCTGCAGGCCCTGGCCGGCGGCGAACCACTGGCGGGCTTTCCCGCCTCGGTGAAGGTGGTGGATGGCGAGTTGGGCAACCGCGCCGCGCGCTTCATCGCCGTGATGGCGGATGCGGGCAACCCCTTCCCCCGTGCCCGCAATGGCGAAGTCGGCCTGCTCGAAGGCTGGGGCCTGGCCAAGGCGGTGGATGAAGCCATCGAGGCCGACCGCGACGGCGCCAAGCGCGTGCTGGTGGCCCTGGTGGACGTGCCCAGCCAGGCCTATGGCCGCCGCGAGGAAGCCCTGGGCATTCACCAGGCCCTGGCCGGCGCGGTGGACGCCTATGCCCGCGCCCGCCTCGCCGGACACCCGGTAATCGGCCTGCTGGTGGGCAAGGCGATGTCCGGCGCCTTCCTCGCCCACGGCTACCAGGCCCAGCGCCTGATCGCCCTGGATGACTCCGGGGTGATGGTCCACGCCATGGGCAAGGCCGCCGCCGCGCGCATCACCCTGCGCAGCGTGGAAGAGCTGGAAGTGCTCGCCGCCAAGGTCCCGCCCATGGCCTACGACCTGGAGAACTACGCCTCCCTCGGCCTGCTCCGGGAGCGGGTGGCGGTGGGGGATGCCGAGGTGCCGGGCAAAGCCGATATCAGCCGGGTGCGCGAGTGCCTGGTGCGGGCGGTGGAGGACATCGGTGACAGCACCGACCTTTCCGGTCGCCTCGGCGCGGAGAACCGCGCGGCGTCGTCCCGCGTCCGGGAAATGCTTCGCGCACAGTGGTAG
- a CDS encoding malonate decarboxylase holo-ACP synthase: protein MNKTPRPHDLLWGMTPDQLPGEAPDWARQALAAGQPVVVRRAMCAPGLVPVGVRGAAREQRLAALMPSASIQRLLGPEQLIQHVPGDLPALRALALIKPLLDATGLPWGPTGGVGFQLATGIPVLHPASDLDLLLRTPDPVERHQARALLAALEDAPWRIDLQLETPNGAVALREWAGGARHVLLKCSEGARLVDNPWRPLERVA, encoded by the coding sequence ATGAACAAGACTCCACGACCCCACGACCTGCTCTGGGGCATGACCCCGGACCAACTGCCCGGCGAGGCCCCCGACTGGGCGCGTCAGGCCCTGGCCGCCGGCCAGCCGGTGGTGGTGCGCCGTGCCATGTGCGCGCCCGGCCTGGTGCCCGTGGGCGTCCGTGGCGCGGCCCGCGAGCAACGCCTCGCCGCCCTGATGCCAAGCGCTTCGATCCAACGCCTGCTCGGTCCCGAGCAGCTCATCCAGCACGTGCCGGGCGACCTGCCGGCCCTGCGCGCCCTGGCCCTGATCAAGCCCCTGCTGGACGCCACCGGCCTGCCCTGGGGCCCCACCGGCGGTGTCGGCTTCCAGTTGGCCACCGGTATTCCCGTGCTGCACCCGGCCAGCGACCTCGATCTGCTGCTGCGTACCCCGGACCCCGTCGAGCGCCACCAGGCCCGCGCGTTGCTGGCGGCCCTGGAAGACGCGCCGTGGCGCATCGACCTGCAACTGGAAACCCCCAATGGCGCCGTGGCCCTGCGCGAGTGGGCCGGCGGCGCCCGCCACGTGCTGCTGAAGTGCAGCGAGGGTGCCCGGCTTGTGGATAACCCCTGGCGGCCCCTGGAGCGCGTGGCGTGA
- the mdcH gene encoding malonate decarboxylase subunit epsilon translates to MSSLFAFPGQGAQQVGMLHRLPADCAPLLAEASEVLGEDVLALDSAAALQSTRAVQLCLLIAGVGCARLLMARGPAPDYVAGLSIGAYAAAVVAGSLDFADALRLVALRGELMQRAYPQGFGMTAILGLDQGTVERLLAEAEGPVYLANINADNQLVIAGSDAAMTLVAERARALGAGAAKRLAMSVPSHCALLEAPARELAAAFAEVELRRPVIRYLSGSSARPIFDPERLRDDLAFNMCRVIDWHGTLRTAYERGVRLHIELPPGAVLSGLARRMFEQGTVIAFQGARLDTLDALLRQEVGQDR, encoded by the coding sequence GTGAGCAGCCTGTTCGCCTTCCCCGGGCAGGGCGCGCAGCAGGTGGGCATGCTCCACCGGTTGCCGGCCGACTGCGCCCCGTTGCTTGCGGAGGCCAGCGAGGTGCTGGGCGAGGATGTGCTGGCGCTGGACAGTGCCGCCGCGCTGCAATCCACCCGCGCCGTGCAGCTGTGCCTGCTGATCGCCGGGGTCGGTTGCGCCCGCCTGCTGATGGCGCGCGGTCCGGCGCCGGACTACGTCGCCGGGCTGTCCATCGGCGCCTACGCGGCGGCGGTGGTCGCGGGCTCCCTGGACTTCGCCGATGCGCTGCGCCTGGTGGCCCTGCGTGGTGAGCTGATGCAGCGGGCTTATCCACAGGGCTTCGGCATGACCGCCATCCTCGGCCTCGACCAGGGGACCGTAGAACGTTTGCTGGCCGAGGCCGAAGGGCCGGTGTACCTGGCCAATATCAATGCCGACAACCAGCTGGTGATCGCTGGCAGCGACGCCGCCATGACCCTTGTGGCCGAACGTGCCCGCGCCCTCGGCGCTGGCGCGGCGAAGCGCCTGGCGATGAGCGTGCCGTCCCACTGCGCACTGCTGGAGGCGCCCGCCCGCGAATTGGCCGCCGCCTTCGCCGAGGTCGAGCTGCGCCGCCCGGTCATCCGCTACCTCAGCGGCAGCAGCGCGCGGCCGATCTTCGATCCCGAGCGCCTGCGCGACGACCTCGCCTTCAACATGTGCCGTGTCATCGACTGGCACGGCACCCTGCGCACCGCCTATGAGCGCGGCGTGCGCCTGCACATCGAACTGCCCCCCGGTGCCGTGCTCAGCGGCCTGGCGCGGAGGATGTTCGAACAAGGTACGGTGATCGCTTTCCAGGGCGCCCGTCTGGACACGCTGGACGCCCTGTTGCGTCAGGAGGTGGGCCAGGACCGATAA
- the madL gene encoding malonate transporter subunit MadL, whose protein sequence is MIIYGVAFLALCTLAGLFIGELLGKLLGVPANVGGVGIAMLLLIFVGGYLHKRGLMGDKSEQGVEFWSAIYIPIVVAMAAQQNVLGALSGGPMAILAGVAAVVLGFAMVPVLDRLGQKKPAAAADKSLNPAQR, encoded by the coding sequence ATGATCATCTACGGTGTGGCCTTCCTGGCCCTCTGCACCCTTGCCGGCCTGTTCATCGGCGAACTCCTGGGCAAGCTCCTGGGGGTTCCCGCCAACGTCGGCGGCGTCGGCATCGCCATGCTGCTGCTCATCTTCGTCGGCGGTTACCTGCACAAGCGCGGCCTGATGGGCGACAAGAGCGAGCAGGGCGTCGAATTCTGGAGCGCCATCTACATCCCCATCGTGGTCGCCATGGCCGCCCAGCAGAACGTGCTCGGCGCGCTGTCCGGCGGGCCCATGGCGATACTCGCCGGCGTAGCCGCGGTAGTACTCGGTTTCGCCATGGTTCCGGTGCTCGATCGCCTCGGGCAAAAGAAGCCGGCGGCGGCCGCCGATAAATCCCTGAATCCTGCGCAACGGTGA